The Labrus mixtus chromosome 14, fLabMix1.1, whole genome shotgun sequence nucleotide sequence CTAATAAGTCACCCTGTTGGTGCAGCCGCCTCACACACCATTTATCAATccaacagaatgaagagaatgaGCTCAAATCAGATTTTAACTATAATACAATGTAGTCTTTATCGGGTTTGGCCCACATTCACCTCGGGTTGCGAGAAAGACAAGATGCCAGCGTGTGCAGATAAGGACAATTTGTTGCTAACTCCATCAGGAGGAGAGCTAGAGAGAGCTGTTGTTCTGGCAGAGCCTCTGGACACTCCAATCTTAACAGGGGTTACTTagaaatgtagaatctgtacaTGGGGGTCTGGAGTTTCAGCATGTAAAGTGTTTTGGCATCTGTTTGTGGTACATTTGTAGTCCGAGCTGTGTTGACCAATAAGTTTCAGCAGGCTTTagtgtatgcaggaaaaacgGTCCACTTGCACAGCAGAAAACAGGTGGTTAGATATCTGCATTGTGGGAGACCTTACACGagggagactggtctgatgaCTGTAGATTTTTCCAGAATCAGTACGACATCCAGGTATTATTTACTATACTGAGGATTTGCCGTTTGTTCCCATACTGCATTTTGACCAAATCAGTATGTACAACTAGTATAGTGGGAGCAGATGATAAAGCGTTTCTCCGCAATGTTCTCGACCCAGAAAAATGGTGTCTATGTTAATGATGTAAACGATGCACTGGAAGGAAGTCCTGCCAGGAAGTCAATAAATGCTACCGCTGGCTTCATCAGAAAAACGGAGAAATTCTCATCTGTTCCTAGATGTATCGTTTATCAGAAGGTATAAGGAGATGTTTGTCGATGTGTTTTAAGATTGCTTGACACTCCAGCGTTAACAAACACAATAGTGAAGCCTGGTTTAGCAGAGTGTTATCAAGATAAATTATCCTGcccaaaaagtcaaaatgtatcattttcagAATGAGTTTATTTTTGCCTGTAATAAAATCTTAAATGAGACGTTATTTATATCTGTACTATACAGTtttgatgctgttgttgttgtttacaggacAATAAAAATACAGTCTGTCAGTTTGTGTACCTTCAACCAATCGCAGAGCTGCCTTCTTGTCTTCAGTGATGTAGAGCGCCGCCACGGAGAAAAACACTCCACCAAGGACCCCGACCAGCGGGCAGACCAGCAGGCTGTACTTCAGACTTTGGAAGCTCCAGATGTGACTGGTAGGATCAGATCGGCTTACAGCGTCAGATATCTAAAGGTACAGGATACAGGATAAGTCTTCAACCATACACAAAAGAAGTACTCAAGTATACAGCGGTATGATGGGAGTTGAAGCATTTCTCACCACTCCTACAAGGTAAGGACTCCCGGCGTCACCTAGGAGATGACCGACTGAAATCTGGAGAGCCTCGGCTGTGGCTCGTCTGGTCGGTACAACAACGTactaaaacacacagtaacaaaaaACGACCTGTTGGCTTCAAGTTTCAGCAGACGcttacatatttttaatctCACGGAGAAACAAGAAAACTCACCAGCAGGATGTCAGCCATGACAGCCCAGTTCAGTGAAATCAACAGTTCACCTAAGAAAATGAACAcctgaaatgagacatttaaatGGAGTTAATGTATTAACTTAGGTTCGGGAGCAGGACCACGCCTAAAAACCACACCTCCAATTACCTGACGGCCTACTTAACACCTGGTCACCTCACCACACCCTGTTTGTCTCAGATCCTTCTAGGaaggaagacagacagagccTCAAACGCTTAACcgcagtttaaaaaagaaagaaaaaagaaacactctaAGTTTAAGTCATAGATATAGCCTACTCACCATGGATCCTGAACTTTATCTGCATGATCCGGACGCCGCACGCCCTCTTCTCTGTTTCCGCCGTGTCCACGTCCTCAGATAGAACCCGACATCAGGAACTGGACAGTCGCTCGCCTCAGACGGGCACTAAAAACCAAAGGCATTCCATTCCACCGCAACGACAATAAGGCAAGGCTATTCCAGCTGGTCTCATCATCCACGTACACAACACCAACCGAGTATCCTGCGCTTCTTGTTTCCTCATCAGGACGAGCCACTGTCGGAGATGCCAGGCGTGATGTCACGAGGTCTCAGCCGCTCCCACGAGCGCAGCCTCCAACTCCAGCTCCCCCTGGTGGGAGTCAGGTCATATCACCCCCTGTGCCTGCTCCCTCTGTGTCTGATTTCTCTCAAGCTATCACAGCTTTCTTTTCATCCCTGTGTTCGCAGGCTTCACAAAATCCCTGTGCACATACATCCTTTCATCCCCTCATCCCTTCCTCTAACCTTCCTTCAGCATCACACGGTAGCGCAGCTTCAGCTCATCCTACCTCTCTCGCAGCCaactcctcagctcctccacgaGCTTCGACACAGTTTGGCTTCTCGAATCTCTCCTCATTTCCTACTAATCTGTCCTGCCAACCATCACGCAGGTCTGACCTGGACGATTACCTTTCAATCATCCTCGACATGGCCTTACGTTTCGGGGGCACAGGCTTTTATAGCTACCACGTGCACTTCGCTAATCAGACAGCCGGCCGCATACAACAGTTCAATCAGGGAACATACTGGGGAGCGCTCGACTCTGAACTTTACTGCTGCATCTTCGCAGCCCGTACGTCTCTTTCCTACGAGCTATGCGGGGCCCCCTCCCATCCTGCCACAGCATGCACAGTCAGCGCTCCACCTCCTCGATCCCGCCCATTCTCTTCACGCAGTTCTCCAGCCTTTAACCGACTCTCATCTGCAGCACCTCCACCGCCAATTATTCCCAAACCTTTGGACACTCATCCCTCAGTAAACGTCCCTACACCCAAGGGCATGGACAAAAGAGTTTGCCCGATTTTCTACCAAGCAGGCAGGATGGTGTGCAGTAACTTCAATCATCTCGGCTGCACTAGTTCCAACTGCCGCCTCCTGCACGTCTGTTCTTTCTGTGGGGGCGCTCATACCAGGAGCACCTGCCCTCACAATCCAACAACACCAACAGGATGACTAGCACGGCACCTCGGCACGCCAATCAAGGTAAAGGCTCTCGCATCCGCCCTCGAACACCACCCAGACAGACAATTTGTTCGCTTTCTTCTGCATCCACGGTTTCCATCCAGGCATAGACGTACTTCCTGACACTTCTCACACCTGCCACAACCTTCAGTCTGCTCTCACAGAACCTGATACCATTGATTCCCTGCTGGCAAAAGAGGTTAAGGAAGGTTTCATGATAGGGCCCTTCGACAAGCCACCCTTCTCAGTGTTCCGAATCAGCCCGATAGGCGTGGCAACTCGGAAATACTCAGGGAAAGAGGCTAATCATAGACCTCTCCTCCCCACACGGCTCACACATCCCAAGCATCAATAGCATCATTCCTTGTCCAGATTACTCCATGCACTATGCAACAATAAACCATGCAATCACCCTCATCCGCTCAGCAGGCCACGGAGCTTGGCTCTCAAAGGCAGACATCACCAGCGCTTTCAAAGTCTTACCCATTCGTCCAGACTTCTGGCGTTACTTCGGGGTGCGCTGGAAAGGTGCCTATTATTTTTCAGTGCTCACATTCGGTTGCAGAAGCAGTCCAAAGATTTTCGATTCGCTGTCCGAGGCGCTGTGCTGGATCCTCATGAATAATCACAGACTTCCTTACATACTGCATCTTCTCGACAATTTTCTCGTCGTCAGTccaccatcatcacctccaAAGTCTGGACTTGCTACCCTTACACGAGTTTTCGCAGAATTAGGCGTGCCGCTCGCCGAGGAAAAGACTTGTGGGCCTAGCACCTCAATCGAGTTTCTAGGCATTactcttgactctgtctcgttCCAGGCATCACTGCCCCAAGAGAAAGTACAACGCATCTCTCTGCTCCTTTCCAACTATCTCCTGACTGATAGATGCACCAAACGCCAGCTGCTAGCCCTCCTTGGTCACCTAAATTACGCGATCCGCATCAGCCCAAGCCAAGTCTTTCCTTTCCAGCCTCTTGACAAAAGCCACCTCCGTCCCCTCTCTGCACGACAGAGTCGTCATAGACGACGTATGCAACACAGACTTGAGCATGtggaaacatttcctgtcttcttGGAacggcattttttttttacaaagatttCATCACACAGCCGGAAGACATCCAGCTCTTCACAGACACAGCCCCTTCCCTAGGTTATGGTGGTTATTACAGGGGAAGATGGTTCGCTTCCAGCTGGCCCCAGGAGATAAAAGCTCTTGACTCACAATCCAAGTCTCCGTCATCCGCTCTCCATGAACTCTACCCCATCATCATAACTGCAATACTTTGGGGGCACGAATGGTCAAAAAAATCCATACTCATACACACCGATAACACAACGGTCGTCGATATCCTTAACAAGGGTCGATCTCACTCCCCAGCCATAATGCCATTTATGCGCAGACTCACATTACTCTCAGCTCAACGTCAGTTCATCCTCAGGGCAGCCCACATTCCAGGCCATCACAACACTATTGCTGATGCACTGTCTCGTTTCTCATTTCAGAAATTCAGACACTTGGCCCCAGAATCGGACCTGCACTCCAATCCTGTCCCACCGTTTTCAGCCACAATTTTCAGTTAGCTCCAACACTCAGAAACCTCTCCCTAGCTTCACAAGACGCAATCCTTAACAGCCTGGCTCCCAGCACACTCGCCGCCTACCTAACCGGTTGGAACTGCTTCAAGGCATTTCACGCTACATACCAGCTATCTTTTCCTTCACTGGACGTCATGTCCTTCTGCAACTTCGTCACTCATGCTCATTCCATAAATAAAGTCAGGTCCTCAACCATTCAGACCTACCTAGCAGGAATACACTTCTTCATCAAACTGGTAACAGGCAATAAATGTGCTTCCATCTCTCACTCCCACATAACCATACTAATCAAAGGCTTAAGGAAATAGGaaccaaccacaacaacaaagcgtctgcctctgacctctgacctcctcaGTCTCTGCATTCATTCCCTTCGTTCAGGCTACTTATCCCCCACGGTCGATCTGACCCTGGAATCCATGTTCCTTTTGGCTTTCTTCGGGTTCCTGAGGTGCGCGGAATTCACCCCAACTTCAACAGCCTTtaatccttccatccatccgaAGCTATCAGATATGACCATCCATTCTTCGGATTCTCTTGTATACATGCTCCGACGGAGTAAAACAGATCAGCTCGGAGTCTCTTCTCCCATCTTCATCTTCCGCCTCAACTCCTATCTCAGCCCATACGAGCCTCTGACGAAATATATCAGCTCCAGGTATGCTACACAAGCATTACCACACCATCCACTCTTCTTAACCGAAACCGGAAAAATGGCCACCCGATTCTGGTTCCAAAAACACCTACACCAAGTACTCAGAATCTCAGGAATAACTTCAGAGCACTATTCCACTCATTCTTTTCGCATCCACCGCAGCCAGACAAGGCATCTCAGATCACACCATCCAGGTCCTCGGGCGCTGGTCTTCTCAGGCTTATAATGGCTATATCCGTAGCAACCTCAGTGTCTGTGCCGACACACTCAACTAAGCTCCATTTAATTGGATATTTTGGGGGCCGTAATAAGTTTGGGTGGATTCAAAGCCGAGACGGAACCCCCACTCTGAGTCTCTCGCTCACCCGATCAACCTCCCAGACCAGCCTGAAAGAAGACGGCCATCTCACACCTACACCCCTCTCATACACATACATCTGTCAATATATCTTACAATCcacattaaatgttcaaattaaTTCTGTTGTGGCGTGGTCCTTGCTAGTGAAGCAATGAATCCAGTAAAGTGATTGGTTAATAATCCTTTTGAGTTttcactttttcacattttctttattagcttgtttgaacattttgttgGAGCTCAAAGACCTTTACTCAGAGATGTATTCATTATCACATCATATTtaattcatttctttgtttcccATTCTTCTTCCCTCTAATCATTCTGAGATAGTTAGAGGTCAAATATGATGCAAAAtgcacttcaccatgtttctctaactctaatatgtgtctctagtccatcTTCAaaccccaatgatgagaaaagtccatcctccctgtcttttgcctgctccacttttcagaaaatgtgtgctcaaacaggccgtttggagatgttcccttcatgatatcacaaagggaagtaacccctcccccaggtgggtgacactcccacagctaggtgtttgttctgccctctgagtctgccttctcaccgtaaacaattggACATAGAGCGAGAAAgtccgagccacccaagcccttccagagagggggcgtggtcagacacagctcatttacatttaaaggtacagacacataaacagcctgttttgagcagggctgaaatagaggggtttatagacatgatcaaatacaggatcagagtggatttagaacaagaaacttcacatgcatgttttgaggagctctgagacttctttGAGGTCGTAAAAGGAACTATAATATGTTACCTGGACGACAGCGTTCTGATTACAGACCATCATTACTAACTGTAGAGCTATAATAATATTATACAGCCATGGCACTTACGTAAGTGGTGGGTATGTTTGCTGACGCCACGAAGATGACAACAAAGAGGCAGGGGGCTGATCCCAGCAGCCCCGCCGCACAGATCATGGGGTCCACATTCGGCACCTTGTCCCTAAGCCATCTGGACAAACCGGTGCCAAGACAACCTCCCAGAATGCCCGTCACCACCGTCACAGCTCCAAAGATATAACTGTGGAGCAGAGGCAGATAAAGCTTTATTGATACTCCGTGGTGATTTCAAAATACAATGAGTAAAAGAAGTttggtgtgtgttgttgttagcCATGCTGTTAGGTCATGCTGCACCTGTCTGTGGCATTGCACGGCTCTTTCACACACGGTGGTCTGAGATTCTGAGCGATCCGTGCTCTGGACAGAAAAGTTGGCATCCAGAAAGCCATGGCTCCGGTGAGGAAGGTCGTCGCTGTCACTCCCAGAGTTGACCACACGTAGCTTTTACTTGTTACAGAAAGTTacacataaagagagacagaatatATCAATGAATTCATATTCACACCCTTTTGAAGTTTGCTACTAATCTAATACTACAGAGGCCCTGAAGtctcaaaaagtaaaaagaaaaaatcttatGCCACATAATACCTTGTGATGACAAattatattatgttattattGTGCAAATAAATTAGGTCTTTATCTGACTTTCTTTCATTGACCTTCAAAAGCCTACAATCACTCCTGTTCATACAGCTCGTCTAGTTTTAGTTTCAGTGTCTTACTTTCTCAGCAGGTACTTGATGTCTTCCTTGTACGAGCTCTGCCCCGCGACTCCTTCTCCATTAGTTTCAGCAGCACCCCTGGGTGGGTTTGGGCACAAGAAGACGAGCAACACAAGTCCCACTACACCCATGATGGGAGTAATCTGAGaatacagaaggaaaaaaaacaaatgtaagaaTGTGTGAAAGTGCTCagctgatatttattttaaagataatgtTCTCACCCTGAGAGCCCAGCGCCAGTCCCCTGTGAGAGCAGCCATCCCTGCTCCTGTGATGTACCCAAGACCACTGAAAACACAGAGTAGACCAGCTAACTGTCAGATTATAGACAAGTTATACCATTTATGAGCTCTCTCCACTGGtgttttaagaaaaagcaaacCTCACTGTGTCTTGATTTCACTTCAAACCTTTAAAAGGTACTTAATTTAACACTAATAATCCATGGTTACAAATCACCCTGCTGcggtcacattttaaaacctgttctctctcttcaacaGTCATTATGTCATTTCAATGCGAGCGCTGcgaccctcctcctccgcccaggtcacctccattccagctcagcagagttcagatccagcctcagaaacccactcctcatcacatcctgcattctaccaccaccaccagtgagactccatcaggggggtaacctatcctgctgtcggcctcactACGTCTTTGAGTGCATGAAGACATCATGACGGAGTCTAATCGCCACAGAACATTTATCTTTCCCTAAACTGTTAAACAAACCTTTGTAAACTCTTAttgaagtctctcctgattgaaatcgCCCCCAACAGCCCTGAACTGCCCCCTGTAACCCTCTGCAGGGGAACGAGTGCCTCATAAAGCAGCAATAGAAGTTTTTATCAGTTCAGAACACAAGTAAACAAAAGTGGAAAAAGTTTTAATGGTTACATGGGCGAAGGATAGTGAGTAATATAAGGAAAGGAATGAAAACATAATTCAAGGATTGCAGCATCTCAGTTTGAACGGTCTGCACTGAATCCCTCGCTCTGAAAACTCTTGTCCTGTGACCGTGTGCACTAAATTAGATTTGGTATGAATGCATTCAAACTGAgctgctggctgctgctgtCCTGTACAGCTCTTTGGCTAAAAGTAACCCTGTCTCTCCCCCTTTAATTTATTACgtaaaataacttatttttttccctcagctCTGCCACACACAGCTAAtatgtgtctctggtctgtctaCAAACCATAAAAAatctgtgctcaaacaggcggtttggagattttcccttcatgacatcacaaagggcagtaacccctcccccaggtgggtgacactcccacagctaggtgtttgtgccctctgagtctgccttctcaccgtaaacaataggacatggagcgagaaagcccgagtacacccaagcccttccagagagggggtgtggtcagacacagctcatttacatatttaaaggtacagacacagaaacagcctgttctgaccagggctgaaatagaggggtttataggcatgatcaaatacaggatcagagtggatttagaacaagacacttcacatacatgttttgaggagctctgagacttatttaaactggttgaagaggaggagaatatgtcacctttaacaaCAGGCTCATATAAGCATtgtcagaaaaatgtaaaccaCCTCGTTTTGGCGTGGAtgttcccctcctcctctcacactcaGTGTTGTAACCCGCTGTGTGTTTTTCGCCTACAAAGATTGTCAAGCATGTCATATAGCCTAATGTCTCAACCATCACAGAGTCAGATTCTCAGTTAGGGTACAGGTGAGTTTGTTCTCGCTGATTTCTGCTCTGATACACAGGGTGATATAACGCTCTCATCAACACCTCCAGCGGCGTCCTGAAGATTTCAGATTTTAGCACATCCAAGAGGTTGATGGGCACAACCCCTGCTCTGAGATGTTCAATCAGGTATGCCCTTAcgtcacacactgacagactaAATAACTCCCTGCTTCCTGAAGTTGGCTTTTGAGTCTCAAATATTGGATTTTTTTGCCCCTTTTCTTGTTTCAGAACAATTGACAGTATAACGCTAACCTTCCAATAGGGATGAAGATGTAGAATATACAGATCACGACGCTCCGTTGAGCCCCTGTGAAGAGATCACCGATGATGGTGGGAGCGATGGCGGAGTAACTGGCCTCTCCGATCCCGACCATGGCtcgcagcagcatcagcagccaGAAAAGCTACAGGAGTGATACCACGAGTTTAACAGGCAGCATTCCTACCGCCCGAACATGGACAATAAATTCATAATGACATATGAATTATGAATAGAAACTGCAGAATGGAACAGGATTTCTCTGTTTAACTTTCATATTAAAGTGTAGCCTATGTTGACATGTTTCAACCCCTAAGGATACGTTTCCTGAACAAGTAAAACTTTATTcagtcacatttttatttaaagagggAGCGCACTtcaaaaggaagaggaagaagagtctTACGACAGGCGGCAGGATGTGTAAttgtgtgttcttgttgtgtcttaACTCTTGTAACGTGTTTGTGAACACATCTTTTTCTTACCCACCGACTCAGTGACCAAAGAGCTGGCTGCTGCCGTGACGAGCCACACGCTCAGTCCGCCAATCATGAGGTACTTCCTGTTGTAGCGGTCACCAAGGTAACCAAAGAGAGGGGCCAGAAGTAGGAAACTGCAGATGAAGACTGGAAGATAAGAACCAACTCTGAGCTGATAGTGTGACCAGAAGTCCTGATGCAACTTCAGGATCAGGCTATCGAGGCACAGATCTTCACTATTCAATTAGAATAGAGAAGTACCACACGtatagttgtgtgtgtgtgtgtgtgtgtgtgtgtgtgtgtgtgtgtgtgtgtgtgcgtgtgcgtgtgtgcttgcAGGTGTCTAATTTTATCCTTCTGTCTTTAAACATCCAGCAGTGCTTTGCAGTTCACTTGCAGCACATGTTGCATGAAGTCATCTTGCAGAATAAAACCAAACgatctataaaataataaatgtgtttttgttaaaagcaataaaacattCTGATATTTAGGCCGACTCTCCTCCACTCACATAGTTTCTTCTCTACAACCCTTCCATTGTGTGAAGTGCTGCTGAAGAGTGAAATGCATGAAACTGAACCAGTAGTCTGTTATAACCGCATATGTCAGTAGCTTGCTGGGAGTACAAcaacatctttttatttaaccttcattCACCAGgaacagaggcgctgcttgtcaacaggcaaggcaggcatcCGTTTGGGGCCcaagaccagtagggggccccctgagggctcacaaacttaaacaaagcaggggcccaaaatgtgcagattttGCAATGAGAGTAGGAAACCttcctaagggggccccatctaaCAGCACCCACTCTCGTTGtcctgctaagcgttgcatgcattgttgctgtgaaaaccaaagagAAGATGTTTGAGTGTGTCTGTCGATCATACCTGTTTGCAGGAGTGCAGCTGTACTGTCACTTATATCAAAGAATTTCTGCAGATTGAGCAGGACACCTACAGTAtgtgacagttaaaaaaaacaaaaatgcaccTGAGCGGAAGAAGtgaatgttttatgtttgtttgttcctcATGCACCTCATCTCACCTGCGATGGTGTAACGCTCCATGTAGTTGATGAGGTTGATGTAGCAGAGCACAGCTACAGCGATCTTAGCCTGTCTCGGTGTGATCCTCTCTGGTGCCTGGTGTGTGAGTGATGCAAGGCTGTTTGCAAAAGAACCATAATGAAGACCCTCGCCGGAGTCCGGGGTCCAGCCCCTGTCCTGAGGGGTCGACACTGATACCTCAGGCTCCATAGTGGGCAGCTCTCAGTCACCTGTAAAATGGAGAATGAATGGTTTGGATTTAGAGGAAATAGTTCACCAGTATGTTGCAGCGTGTGCACACTTTAGCAGTGACTGTAATAAGACAACTCGATAAAGCTGGGCATAGAATAAACCTGTAACAGGATACACAGCCTAACAGGTTTTTGGTATTtgactttcatttttaatactCCTTACTTCCACAAACAGCTCCTCCTGTACTCCTCATATCACTTTATTACGTTGTTCTATCATTAGCATTTGTCCAATTTAACCATGTATATACTATTTTTGGcttttactgctgtttttgccatttttattttgttcttttatttataaacattatttcttttcttgtttgttaCTAAAACTACAGCAAACCATAATGTGCAGTACGTCTAGCTCAATCAGCATGACCCCACCATTCCTGCCTggattttatcttatttttctgtcttgctTTTGCCCCATCTTTCCCGTGTCTCCAGTTTGTCTTGTTCCATCTCTCAAAACACAAATTCCTCTTTGGCTTGTCtgccaaatgtatttttttttttttacatatagcCATGTATTATGAATTCACTCTTTGTAAAACTGCAAaagcaaaaatataaaacaataaaaaaaaaaaaatattgaacacAAAGTGACTGTGTCTATCCTACTGTGTGTGAGAAGTGTCCCACACGTCCTGATGTCCTGTGCCTCACATGTAATCTAGTTTGTAATCTAATTTGTTGAAGCACTTAAGAAACAACCCTGTGACACAACTGTGTATGTGCAAATAGTTGCAAACTAACTATGTGGAAAACGTCAAAGAAAGGAGAAGGAAACTGTTTGGTAAAGATTGTATTTCATCTTAAAAATTACAATCAGTTTCATGTGATTCCAGAAAGAAGTTTGGAGTCTAATTAATTGTGTGAAAAAAGTGTACATCCTCAAATTCTAACACATACAGCCGAGTTGAACTGTTCTTCCACAATAATAAAACAGCCGAGGAGCAGAGTCATGCATTAAGCCCCGTTTAGAGTCAGTTTATAAAAACAGTGAGACGATTGTGCATCAGAAAGAGGAACCATAGAAAGTTAAGCTCTGCATGATACTGGTATGGATGTATCAgactggtaaaaaaacaaatcagctgTCAAATCTGCTGCCATCACTAACATGGTGATAAAAGAGAGCTTCACTTACGTGTTGCTGATGTTTCAGTTTATTCCATGTCTGTGGTTGTCAGAGGACTCTCCTGTGTGTCTCCTCTGAGTCTTGAGGACTCTGACAGAGGCCTCAGCTCGCACATTGATGCCTGAATTGTAAGTTAAGAGGAAGGATCGGCCCACTATGGGTTGGTcatatgctctctctctctctctctcactcacacacacacacaggtggctgtggatcagtggtagagtcggttgtctatCAACCggaaaggtcgggggttcgatctcaggctcctgcagccacatgtctgatgtgtccatGGACAAAACTCTTAACCTCAAGttactcctgctgctttgttggcagcatgtgaatgtgatgggttaatactgatggactctttactcagcagcctcagggtgtgaatgtgtaggtgtgacctgcagtgaaaaaagcactctgagtagtcagaggactagaaaaggaaatatacaaactcaagtccatttaccatttacatcgGGTAATCACAACCGTCAGACCTTCTGACCTACATTAGTCAGAAGAGTCCAGGAACTTCTAATATTTGGTCTCAGGATCTTTTCTTATTCTCTGTTCCAAATGTCAGGACTGAACTGGAGGAAAAGGCGTTTAAATTCGCTGCTCACTTTGCTTGGAACGATTTACAAAGACGTAAAACCGAACAAGCTTCTCTCATTGGATGATTATAAGTGTTTGTAAATGGATATCAACACAGCTGATATATTTATGATCGTAGTCGATACTGACACATATTTGCTATTTGTTTGTAAGTTTGACTTCTCGTTGTTTGTTACCTGTGCTGCtcttaaaaaatagatttttaatctcaatgaggtttttcacctgttttttttcacatggcACACTACTCGCATGGCAGAGCATGCGTCCCACTGttacgtttttttgttttttttctgagtggtTTAATGTGGTCATATCATCTTAACTTCTTT carries:
- the spns3 gene encoding protein spinster homolog 3 isoform X1, coding for MEPEVSVSTPQDRGWTPDSGEGLHYGSFANSLASLTHQAPERITPRQAKIAVAVLCYINLINYMERYTIAGVLLNLQKFFDISDSTAALLQTVFICSFLLLAPLFGYLGDRYNRKYLMIGGLSVWLVTAAASSLVTESLFWLLMLLRAMVGIGEASYSAIAPTIIGDLFTGAQRSVVICIFYIFIPIGSGLGYITGAGMAALTGDWRWALRITPIMGVVGLVLLVFLCPNPPRGAAETNGEGVAGQSSYKEDIKYLLRNKSYVWSTLGVTATTFLTGAMAFWMPTFLSRARIAQNLRPPCVKEPCNATDSYIFGAVTVVTGILGGCLGTGLSRWLRDKVPNVDPMICAAGLLGSAPCLFVVIFVASANIPTTYVFIFLGELLISLNWAVMADILLYVVVPTRRATAEALQISVGHLLGDAGSPYLVGVISDAVSRSDPTSHIWSFQSLKYSLLVCPLVGVLGGVFFSVAALYITEDKKAALRLVEAEDSQPYQGPSPEPALELSTQKK
- the spns3 gene encoding protein spinster homolog 3 isoform X2, which codes for MEPEVSVSTPQDRGWTPDSGEGLHYGSFANSLASLTHQAPERITPRQAKIAVAVLCYINLINYMERYTIAGVLLNLQKFFDISDSTAALLQTVFICSFLLLAPLFGYLGDRYNRKYLMIGGLSVWLVTAAASSLVTESLFWLLMLLRAMVGIGEASYSAIAPTIIGDLFTGAQRSVVICIFYIFIPIGSGLGYITGAGMAALTGDWRWALRITPIMGVVGLVLLVFLCPNPPRGAAETNGEGVAGQSSYKEDIKYLLRNKSYVWSTLGVTATTFLTGAMAFWMPTFLSRARIAQNLRPPCVKEPCNATDSYIFGAVTVVTGILGGCLGTGLSRWLRDKVPNVDPMICAAGLLGSAPCLFVVIFVASANIPTTYVFIFLGELLISLNWAVMADILLYVVVPTRRATAEALQISVGHLLGDAGSPYLVGVISDAVSRSDPTSHIWSFQSLKYSLLVCPLVGVLGGVFFSVAALYITEDKKAALRLVEEDSQPYQGPSPEPALELSTQKK